The following coding sequences are from one Neurospora crassa OR74A linkage group I, whole genome shotgun sequence window:
- a CDS encoding N-acylethanolamine amidohydrolase — translation MASTKKFLNHPGAKEAPAHALEFQPEADHNPPMRGLPLVAASMLISNSQWLQRFMWSNAKFGQAKYMLELNGEQWRAQPNVIPISSSSSISTQPILPLDPSLTTPQPPTVPGRFNSIADYHAAYASGQLTPLQVIDALLPLIRRDIKPKQQQSKYAVAFIQSKVDEVLAEAKASTERWQAGRPLGILDGVPFGVKDDTEVEGYVSTMGMKVDERFEYFKKPATETVWPAKKLREAGAIMVGKMNQHEIGMDTTGCNPATGTATNWYNTQYFPGGSSSGAGSALSAGLVPIAIGTDAGGSMRIPPAFCGVYGLKPTHNRVVSRNSSMCVVGPMCSNPSDLTIAYRIMAQPNPSDPAQSSLAPSIPPSPTAKKYLGLCPEWIALADADVRTTFNRAIETLCSSSSLGGYELVTIKLPYLREGQLAHAATCLTEAAADARNRVANPDDYLKPLNYPNRIMVSMGAQTPAADYLRYNQLRHVIMQHLAHLYEQYPGLLIVTPTTPMAGWPIMPGDNVYGCSDGNRSIRNMTYVWVANTSGCPAVTCPGGYVEAQQGEGKLPVGVMAMAEWGEEERLLGFAREMERYLAEAYEGGRQRPKEWVDILGVAKGQVKV, via the exons ATGGCTTCAACTAAGAAATTTCTTAACCACCCGGGAGCCAAGGAGGCTCCGGCTCATGCCTTGGAGTTCCAGCCGGAGGCGGACCACAATCCTCCCATGCGCGGACTGCCGTTGGTAGCTGCCTCGATGCT CATTTCCAACTCGCAATGGCTTCAAAGGTTCATGTGGAGTAATGCCAAATTCGGCCAGGCCAAATATATGTTGGAACTGAATGGTGAACAATGGAGGGCGCAA CCCAACGTCATCCccatatcttcttcttcctcaatcTCCACCCAGCCAATCCTACCCCTCGACCCCTCCCTAACCACCCCTCAACCCCCCACCGTCCCGGGCCGCTTCAACTCCATAGCCGACTACCACGCCGCCTACGCCTCTGGGCAGCTCACGCCGCTACAGGTCATCGACGCGCTCCTCCCTCTGATCCGGCGCGACATCAAgcccaagcagcagcagtccaAGTACGCCGTAGCCTTCATCCAGTCCAAAGTGGACGAGGTGCTGGCCGAGGCCAAGGCGTCGACGGAGCGTTGGCAAGCCGGCAGGCCGTTGGGCATCTTGGATGGCGTGCCATTTGGTGTGAAAGATGATACCGAGGTGGAGGGATACGTGTCGACCATGGGCATGAAGGTTGATGAGAGGTTTGAGTATTTCAAAAAGCCAGCGACGGAGACGGTGTGGCCGGCGAAGAAGTTGAGAGAGGCCGGGGCGATCATGGTGGGGAAGATGAATCAGCATGAGATTGGAATGG ACACGACGGGTTGCAACCCTGCTACGGGAACGGCTACGAACTGGTACAACACCCAGTACTTCCCTGGAGGCTCGTCATCTGGTGCTGGATCTGCCCTGAGCGCCGGTCTTGTGCCCATCGCTATTGGTACTGATGCCG GCGGCAGCATGCGCATCCCGCCAGCCTTCTGCGGCGTCTACGGCCTCAAGCCCACCCACAACCGGGTCGTCAGCCGCAACTCATCCATGTGCGTCGTCGGCCCCATGTGCTCTAACCCATCCGACCTGACCATCGCCTACCGGATCATGGCCCAACCCAACCCGTCGGACCCAGCGCAATCCTCTCTCGCCCCGTCCATCCCCCCCTCGCCCACGGCCAAGAAATACCTCGGCCTCTGCCCCGAATGGATCGCCCTCGCCGACGCGGACGTGCGCACCACCTTCAACCGCGCCATCGAGACGCTCTGCAGCAGCTCTTCCTTGGGCGGCTACGAGCTCGTAACCATCAAGCTGCCCTACCTGCGCGAGGGCCAGCTCGCCCACGCCGCGACCTGCCTGACCGAGGCGGCGGCCGACGCCCGCAACCGCGTCGCCAACCCGGACGACTACCTCAAGCCACTCAACTACCCGAACCGCATCATGGTGTCGATGGGCGCGCAGACCCCCGCTGCCGACTACCTCCGCTATAACCAGCTGCGCCATGTCATTATGCAGCACCTCGCCCACCTGTACGAGCAGTACCCCGGTCTGCTAATCGTGACGCCGACTACGCCCATGGCTGGGTGGCCGATCATGCCGGGTGATAATGTGTATGGGTGCAGTGATGGGAATAGGAGCATTAGAAATATGACGTATGTGTGGGTTGCGAATACGAGTGGGTGTCCGGCGGTGACGTGCCCCGGAGGGTATGTCGAGGCGCAGCAAGGGGAGGGCAAATTGCCGGTGGGcgtgatggcgatggcggagtggggagaggaggagaggctgTTGGGGTTCgcgagggagatggagaggtaTCTTGCTGAGGCGTATGAGGGCGGGAGGCAGAGGCCAAAGGAGTGGGTGGATATTTTGGGGGTCGCGAAGGGTCAGGTGAAGGTTTAA
- a CDS encoding D-lactate dehydrogenase, with amino-acid sequence MSQLASRAANGLGRVAVRSNNVSLLRGSRSARLYSSNAKGSFKGQLTESVTQRLEREQAERIRMAAYRDSRAGWNNFSLTGLLIFTAGLGWLVGTQYPRGEISPDSTLPLAKTTPPRHDTGKANLEAAWADFVKIVGQENVSTADYDLEEHSNSDWSSHQSDASTRPFCIVYPSSTEEVSEIMKVCHSRAIPVVGYSGGTSLEGHFTPTRGGICVDFRRMNKVLALHKEDLDVVVQPAVGWQDLNEDLAKDNLFFPPDPGPGAQIGGMIGTGCSGTNAYRYGTMREWVLSLTVVLADGTVIKTRQRPRKSSAGYDLTKLFIGSEGTLGLVTEATLKLTVKPASESVAVASFKSIREAASCVASVVANGVPVAAVEILDDDQMRIINQAGVTTRRWKEAPTIFFKFSGTPSGVKEQVAIVQGLSKQTGGQSFEFARNNDEQAELWSARKEALWSTFSIKKPGDHLWTGDVAVPMSRLPDIIDLTKDDLKKSGLKSSIVGHVGDGNFHILLLYSDAERKLAEDCVHRMVKRAVEMEGTVTGEHGVGLVKRDYLPHELGESTVDTMRKIKQALDPKCILNCDKVVRMQKPAPGEIQEW; translated from the exons ATGTCGCAGCTCGCGAGCAGGGCTGCCAACGGCCTCGGCCGGGTCGCTGTCAGGTCCAACAATGTCTCCCTTCTTCGCGGCAGCCGGTCTGCTCGACTATACTCCAGCAATGCCAAGGGCAGCTTCAAGGGGCAGTTGACCGAGAGTGTCACGCAGCGCCTGGAGCGTGAGCAGGCTGAGCGCATTCGCATGGCCGCCTACCGAGACTCACGTGCCGGCTGGAACAACTTTTCCCTTACTGGCC TCCTCATTTTCACGGCCGGTCTCGGCTGGCTCGTGGGCACCCAGTATCCCAGGGGCGAGATCTCCCCCGATTCCACCCTCCCCCTCGCCAAGACCACTCCCCCAAGACACGACACCGGCAAGGCCAACCTCGAGGCTGCCTGGGCCGACTTTGTCAAGATTGTCGGCCAAGAGAACGTCAGCACTGCCGACTACGACCTTGAGGAGCACTCTAACTCGGACTGGTCTTCTCACCAGTCTGATGCCTCCACTAGGCCCTTCTGCATCGTCTACCCGTCCTCCACCGAGGAGGTGTCCGAGATCATGAAGGTGTGCCATTCCCGCGCCATCCCTGTCGTTGGCTACAGCGGCGGCACTTCGCTCGAGGGCCACTTCACCCCGACCCGCGGCGGTATCTGCGTCGACTTCCGCCGCATGAACAAGGTTCTGGCTCTGCACAAGGAGGACCTCGACGTGGTTGTCCAGCCCGCCGTCGGCTGGCAGGATCTAAACGAGGACCTGGCCAAGGAtaacctcttcttccctcccgACCCGGGCCCGGGCGCCCAGATTGGCGGCATGATCGGCACCGGCTGCAGCGGCACCAACGCCTACCGCTACGGCACCATGCGCGAGTGGGTCTTGTCCCTGACCGTTGTCCTTGCCGACGGCACCGTCATCAAGACCCGCCAGCGCCCCCGCAAGTCGTCCGCCGGCTACGACTTGACCAAGCTCTTCATCGGGTCCGAGGGCACCCTCGGTCTCGTCACCGAAGCCACCCTCAAGCTCACCGTCAAGCCCGCCTCCGAGTCCGTCGCCGTTGCCAGCTTCAAATCCATCCGCGAGGCCGCCTCGTGCGTCGCCTCCGTCGTCGCCAATGGTGTCCCCGTCGCCGCTGTCGAGATCCTGGACGATGACCAGATGCGCATCATCAACCAGGCCGGCGTCACCACCCGCCGTTGGAAGGAGGCCCccaccatcttcttcaagttcAGCGGCACCCCCAGCGGCGTCAAGGAGCAGGTCGCCATCGTCCAGGGTCTCTCCAAGCAGACGGGCGGCCAGTCGTTCGAGTTTGCCAGGAATAACGACGAGCAGGCCGAGCTCTGGAGCGCGCGCAAGGAGGCTCTGTGGAGCACCTTCAGCATCAAGAAGCCCGGTGACCACCTCTGGACTGGCGATGTCGCCGTTCCCATGAGCAGGCTCCCTGACATAATCGATCTGACCAAGGACGACCTCAAGAAGAGTGGGCTCAAGAGCTCCATTGTCGGCCACGTCGGCGATGGCAACTTCCacatccttctcctttacAGCGACGCCGAGAGGAAGCTGGCAGAGGACTGTGTCCACCGCATGGTGAAGCGTGCTGTGGAAATGGAGGGTACTGTTACTGGTGAGCACGGTGTCGGTCTTGTCAAGCGTGATTATCTCCCCCACGAGTTGGGTGAGAGCACCGTTGACACTATGAGAAAG ATTAAGCAGGCACTGGATCCCAAGTGCATTCTCAACTGCGACAAGGTCGTTCGCATGCAGAAACCTGCGCCTGGCGAGATTCAGGAGTGGTAA